A section of the Telopea speciosissima isolate NSW1024214 ecotype Mountain lineage chromosome 3, Tspe_v1, whole genome shotgun sequence genome encodes:
- the LOC122654754 gene encoding shikimate O-hydroxycinnamoyltransferase-like, translating to MKIEVKESTMVRPAQDTPQRGLWNANVDLVVPRMHTPSVYFYRPNGSSNFFDPNVLKEALSKALVPFYPMAARLRRDEDGRVEINCNGKGVLFVEAETSSVIDDFGDFAPTMELKRLIPTVDYSGDISSYPLLVLQVTRFKCGGVSLGVGMQHHVADGMSGLHFINTWSDMARGLDLSIPPFIDRTPLRARDPPTPAFHHIEYQPAPSMKTPLQTTKSQSSPDTTSVAIFKITRDQLNILKAKSKEGGNTNNYSSYEMLAGHVWRCSCKARGLPDDQETKMYIATDGRSRLRPQLPPGYFGNVIFTATPIAVSGDLMNNPLTYSAGRIHDALTRMDDDYLRSALDYLELQPDLTALVRGAHTFRCPNIGITSWVRLPIHDADFGWGRPIFMGPGGIAYEGLAFVIPSPINDGSLSLAISLQSEHMKIFQKILYEF from the exons ATGAAAATAGAGGTGAAGGAATCAACTATGGTGAGGCCGGCGCAGGATACGCCGCAGAGGGGGCTCTGGAACGCCAACGTCGATCTGGTGGTACCGAGAATGCATACACCGAGTGTTTATTTTTATAGGCCGAACGGGTCTTCCAATTTCTTCGACCCCAACGTATTGAAGGAGGCTTTGAGTAAGGCGCTTGTGCCGTTCTATCCCATGGCTGCAAGGTTGAGGAGAGATGAAGATGGTCGTGTGGAAATCAATTGTAATGGAAAAGGCGTGTTGTTTGTGGAGGCTGAGACAAGTTCGGTTATCGatgattttggggattttgctCCGACGATGGAACTCAAGCGGCTTATCCCTACCGTCGATTATTCCGGCGATATCTCTTCCTATCCTCTCCTGGTGTTGCAG GTTACACGTTTCAAGTGCGGTGGGGTCTCCTTAGGTGTGGGAATGCAGCATCATGTGGCGGACGGAATGTCGGGTCTCCACTTCATCAACACGTGGTCAGACATGGCACGTGGACTCGATCTTAGCATCCCACCGTTCATCGACCGGACTCCTCTCCGCGCAAGAGACCCACCAACACCCGCATTTCACCACATTGAGTACCAACCCGCTCCTTCCATGAAAACCCCTTTACAAACCACAAAATCTCAATCGAGTCCCGACACCACCTCCGTCGCCATTTTCAAGATCACCCGTGACCAGCTCAACATCCTCAAGGCCAAGTCCAAGGAGGGGGGCAACACAAACAACTACAGTTCCTACGAGATGCTGGCTGGACACGTGTGGCGTTGTTCATGTAAGGCACGTGGCCTCCCCGATGATCAGGAAACAAAGATGTACATCGCCACAGATGGACGGTCCAGATTGCGCCCTCAACTTCCACCTGGTTATTTCGGCAACGTCATTTTCACTGCCACGCCGATCGCCGTCTCCGGCGACCTCATGAACAATCCGCTGACATACTCTGCAGGGAGGATCCATGATGCCTTGACGCGGATGGATGATGACTACTTAAGATCAGCCCTTGATTACTTGGAACTACAGCCTGATCTGACGGCTCTTGTTCGAGGGGCCCACACATTCAGGTGCCCCAACATCGGAATCACGAGCTGGGTGCGGTTGCCGATTCATGATGCGGATTTCGGGTGGGGTCGGCCGATATTTATGGGACCCGGTGGGATCGCTTACGAGGGGCTGGCCTTCGTGATACCTAGCCCCATCAATGATGGAAGCTTATCGCTGGCCATTTCTTTGCAATCTGAGCATATGAAGATCTTCCAGAAGATTCTGTATGAGTTTTAA